A section of the Prochlorococcus marinus XMU1402 genome encodes:
- a CDS encoding phosphoribulokinase — translation MSKRHPVVAVTGSSGAGTSTVKRAFEHIFAREDIVPAVVEGDSYHRFERMPMKKAMADALSKGENFSHFGPEANLFDKLEELFKIYGETGGGKKRYYLHSLEEAEEHNTRLGTSLEPGQFTPWEDIPEGTDVLFYEGLHGGVDGEGYNVASYADLLVGVVPITNLEWIQKIHRDNAERGYSAETIVDTILRRMPDYINHICPQFSKTDINFQRIPTIDTSNPFICRNIPTPDESFVIIHFRKGAREKWGIDFQYLLGMINDSFMSSPTSIVVNGGKMGFAMELILTPIIHKMIEEKNK, via the coding sequence ATGTCAAAACGTCATCCAGTAGTCGCTGTAACAGGATCTTCAGGAGCAGGAACAAGTACAGTAAAAAGAGCCTTTGAGCATATTTTTGCAAGAGAAGATATTGTTCCCGCAGTTGTAGAAGGTGATAGTTACCACAGGTTTGAAAGAATGCCTATGAAAAAAGCTATGGCAGATGCTCTCTCAAAAGGTGAAAATTTCTCTCACTTTGGTCCAGAGGCTAATCTTTTTGACAAGCTAGAAGAACTTTTTAAAATCTATGGTGAAACAGGTGGAGGAAAGAAAAGATATTATTTACATAGTCTTGAAGAAGCAGAAGAACATAATACAAGACTTGGGACATCCTTAGAACCTGGGCAATTTACTCCATGGGAAGATATTCCTGAGGGAACAGACGTTCTTTTTTATGAAGGTTTGCATGGCGGGGTAGATGGTGAGGGATACAATGTAGCATCTTATGCTGATTTACTTGTTGGTGTTGTCCCTATAACAAATTTAGAGTGGATTCAAAAAATCCATAGAGATAATGCAGAAAGAGGTTACTCAGCGGAAACCATTGTGGATACTATTTTGAGAAGAATGCCTGATTATATAAATCACATTTGCCCACAATTCAGCAAAACCGATATTAATTTCCAAAGAATTCCCACAATTGACACTTCCAACCCTTTCATATGCAGGAATATCCCAACTCCTGACGAGAGCTTTGTCATCATACATTTCAGAAAAGGAGCAAGAGAGAAATGGGGGATTGATTTTCAATACTTGCTTGGAATGATTAACGATTCATTTATGTCAAGTCCAACAAGTATCGTCGTAAATGGCGGAAAAATGGGTTTCGCAATGGAACTAATTCTTACTCCAATAATTCATAAAATGATTGAGGAGAAAAATAAATAA
- the leuB gene encoding 3-isopropylmalate dehydrogenase produces MKKYKIVLLSGDGIGPEISAVSKKVLKKLSKNHNFDIEIIDKLFGGIAYEKYGTPAPDETLDQCKKSDAVLLACVGDIKYDSLARELRPESGLLKLRSTLNLFANIRPVKLRKSLLDASTLKKDIVENVDLIVVRELIGGIYFGKPRGHITNTKIPKAFNTMVYDSAEVERITEIAIKIANQRNKKICSVDKSNVLEVSQLWRDTVLKITSKDKNISLSNMYVDNAAMQLVRDPGQFDVILTSNLFGDILSDLAAMLTGSIGMLPSASLNNNGPGVFEPVHGSAPDIAGKNIANPIAMLLSASMMLKIGLNEEEAAEDLETAIDKVLSNGFRTADLADGSSEVLSCSEIGDKIIDEI; encoded by the coding sequence ATGAAAAAATATAAGATTGTTTTATTGTCAGGTGACGGAATTGGACCAGAGATTTCAGCAGTTTCAAAAAAAGTTTTAAAAAAGCTTTCAAAAAATCATAATTTCGATATTGAGATTATTGACAAATTATTTGGGGGGATAGCTTATGAAAAATATGGGACTCCTGCTCCAGATGAGACACTAGATCAATGCAAAAAAAGTGATGCTGTACTTTTAGCATGTGTTGGAGATATTAAATATGACTCTCTTGCAAGAGAATTAAGACCAGAAAGTGGTTTACTAAAGTTAAGATCTACCCTAAACCTTTTCGCAAATATAAGACCTGTCAAATTAAGAAAATCTCTTTTAGATGCAAGTACATTAAAAAAAGATATCGTTGAGAATGTAGATCTTATTGTTGTAAGAGAATTAATAGGTGGTATTTATTTTGGAAAACCAAGAGGACATATAACAAATACAAAAATCCCAAAAGCTTTCAATACGATGGTTTATGATTCGGCGGAAGTAGAAAGAATAACTGAAATAGCAATAAAAATTGCTAACCAAAGAAATAAAAAAATATGTTCTGTTGATAAATCTAACGTTCTTGAAGTTAGTCAATTGTGGAGAGATACAGTTTTAAAAATTACCTCAAAAGATAAGAATATATCTCTAAGCAATATGTACGTAGATAATGCAGCAATGCAATTAGTTAGAGACCCTGGTCAATTTGATGTGATTTTAACAAGTAATTTATTTGGTGACATATTAAGCGATTTAGCCGCAATGTTAACTGGTTCTATTGGGATGCTTCCATCTGCTTCTCTAAACAATAATGGTCCTGGAGTTTTTGAACCTGTTCATGGTTCGGCACCTGATATAGCTGGTAAAAACATTGCAAATCCTATTGCGATGCTTTTATCCGCTTCCATGATGTTAAAAATTGGATTAAATGAAGAAGAAGCCGCAGAAGATTTAGAAACTGCTATTGATAAAGTTTTATCAAACGGATTTAGAACAGCCGATTTAGCTGATGGTTCCTCTGAAGTTCTATCATGCAGTGAAATCGGAGATAAAATAATAGATGAAATTTAA
- the lpxD gene encoding UDP-3-O-(3-hydroxymyristoyl)glucosamine N-acyltransferase, which produces MLLSDLIDLVKKGNSNFISANIFEDLNIDDAASLDSAVNHQITFLEENNILKEKLNQTKASAIITTNNNEIISVLKKLKISNIIVKNPRIAFAEVLNCLYKTINFKPGIHSSAVIDKTAIIGADCHIGPNVYIGENTVIGLNNHILPGSSILGNVRIGDNNVIHPNCVIYENTTLKNNCVINSNSVIGSEGFGFIPKNGKWVKMPQKGGVKIMSFVEIGTNCCIDRPAVGFTFIDEGTKLDNLVQIGHGVKIGKNCAFAAQVGIAGGANIGDGVILAGQVGVNNRVKVGNNVIASSKCGIHCDIEDGKVISGFPAIENKLWLRSSSIFKKLPELAKKLRQLDKQ; this is translated from the coding sequence ATGCTTTTAAGTGATTTAATTGATCTAGTAAAAAAAGGAAATTCAAATTTTATTAGTGCCAATATTTTTGAAGATTTAAATATAGATGATGCTGCCTCATTAGATTCTGCAGTTAACCATCAAATAACTTTTTTAGAAGAAAATAATATACTTAAAGAAAAATTAAATCAAACTAAAGCATCCGCAATAATAACTACTAACAACAATGAAATTATTAGCGTCCTAAAGAAACTAAAGATATCAAATATAATCGTTAAAAATCCAAGAATTGCATTTGCAGAAGTGTTGAATTGTTTATATAAAACTATCAATTTCAAACCAGGAATTCACTCTTCAGCTGTTATTGATAAAACAGCAATAATTGGAGCAGATTGCCATATTGGACCTAATGTCTATATTGGAGAAAATACTGTAATTGGTCTCAATAATCATATTCTTCCTGGATCATCAATTTTAGGCAATGTTCGAATAGGAGATAACAATGTAATTCATCCAAATTGCGTTATTTATGAAAATACAACTCTAAAAAATAATTGTGTAATTAATTCAAATTCTGTTATTGGATCAGAGGGATTTGGTTTTATTCCTAAAAATGGCAAATGGGTAAAGATGCCTCAAAAAGGTGGTGTAAAAATAATGAGTTTTGTAGAAATTGGAACGAATTGTTGTATTGATAGACCGGCAGTAGGATTTACTTTTATTGATGAAGGAACAAAGTTAGATAATTTAGTACAAATAGGTCATGGAGTTAAAATTGGCAAGAATTGCGCATTTGCAGCTCAAGTTGGTATTGCTGGAGGAGCAAATATTGGAGATGGTGTTATTTTAGCAGGACAAGTAGGAGTCAATAATAGAGTAAAAGTTGGGAATAACGTCATAGCGAGTTCAAAATGCGGGATCCATTGCGACATAGAAGATGGCAAGGTAATTAGTGGTTTCCCTGCGATTGAAAATAAACTATGGCTAAGGAGTTCAAGTATATTTAAAAAATTACCAGAATTAGCAAAAAAACTTAGACAATTAGACAAACAATAA